The sequence TGTTTCgtgacttgtggtttgaaacataagCTTTTATGACAGAATTAAATATGTAATCAGAACCACACCCTATGATGGTTATtgaaaggcatgttttgaatttatgGTGAAGTTTTGTTTTGACACCTACTACAATGTGTACGAAGATATAAACTACTACCATAAATAGAAAAGAGATAGAGATGCATTCTAAAATTATGGATAGTAGACAGTAGGTCAAACATATtacaaattatataaaaaattactTCTAAGAGGAAAATAATATAAGTATGGATAAGAaggtaaaaaaaatttgaaaatttttgaaatgtagaaaattatttaaaaagtagCGTTAGAATAACATATTTTGGAGAAGAACCCTAATTTTAGATGAGCCAAAAGATGAACCTAAAAATAGATAATCACTAATATTGAGAGAAAGATTAATATAAAGAAGGAACCTAATTAACTAGAAAGGTCTAAAAGAGAAGTCAGGGttgcccacattgggttacacatggctaaaagagaaggctttgAAAAAGTCCAATTGGAGTCTAAACACTATCAATTGTCTGAATAGATGCATAGATCCTTGCTAGACAATGGCTAATATGACCAAGGATTGTCGGGATATAATAAATGAGctggaagaattcaaaattttgcatgtatACTAGGAAGGCAACAAAGCGGCGGATCTACTGGCCAATCTGACGGTGGGCTACGTGGTGACTAAATGGTGGAGTAGTAGGGATTTATTCTCGAAAAACCTATGCGATCTAGCTCGTGATGATTATGCCCACTTAAGTTAATCAatgatctttaatcatgatttgatgGAGTTGATGGGGAAACTACTCCTTTTTGTTCTCCCTAACTGAAGATCTACAAACTTTAGTTGTGCCTGGATTTTCCGTCTTATTGTGTGGCTCTTTTTCTACTACTATTTGGAGTCTTTTCTGATGTGGCCCATTACCTGCAACTATTTGGAGACttctctggtgtggcccattttcaGCTACTGCTTGGAGTGTTTTCTAGTGTGGTCCATTCCCTGCGCCTGTTCAAAGACTTCTCTAATGTGGCCGATTTTCTATTGTTCAGCGTCCTGAAGCATAAAGGGTGGGGACAAGAACAGGAAAGAACCATCTACTTGtaagaaatggaagaaaaataaggaagtGTGCAAGGAAATCGTTGATGGGGGATTTCTCCCCGTCTTGGATAGGCTTCATGGTCGTTCTCCTCTGCTCATGGAGtcctttgtcaatgggtggaagaaagggttACTGAGGGCTTATGGAGGTGAGTATAAGCTTGACAAAACCCTGGTTGTGATGGTCATTGGCCTAGCAACGTATGGCATAAGGTTCTATAGAGATGGGAAAACTGAGGATAAGGACCTGACTAATTTCTTTCACAAAGACAAGGAGCACTCTAGAGTTACTAAAATGGCAGATGGAGGCTAAAACaagaaagatcttatggctccttGGGCAGACATGGTcaagttcatcatgaggtatattacgctCGATGGAAGATATGCCAACATCatttcctatcattttaccattttcaatcattttcgaCATGGTAAAATCATTTATGTTCCTTTCTATTTGGCCTCTTCTTTAGAAAATAGTCTTAAAAAGCATATGGAGAATCCAAACAATCCTattctccatgaagggcttattgtgctcatcatgaAGTATGCTAAGACCCTTGAAGTTTTGCCATCTCTATCTATGAAAGGCCAACAGACTAATATTCAGAATGTCTCTGACTcataaatggatttggaggatagtgggtGTGCCATGCTTTTGATGACCCTAATTATAAGCCTGTGAAAGAAGGGGGGATGATAGTCACCCCTAGGATGTTTAGCAGTAATAATCCCCCCAGATGGGCGGTTAGCAAATATAAATACACCAGCGAAGTTATTTCTAAGGCCAATCCCccttctaaaaagaagaagcttgcaGTTAAGGACTATGGTCCGAAGAATTCATATCAAGAAATTAAAATGGACATTCCCATCAACgtcctgaaagaaaaacatgggacGATGGCCAAAGAAGAGAACCATGGGATATAAAGGACTGGTAATCTGATGAACATGGTGATAGAAGCTACCAGAAGCTAGGAGAGTTGTTGGAAGTTGGTGGAGAGTGAAAATTAGGGttaaggagattattgatatcttcactaccTCCACTAAGCCCAGCAAATCCGAGAAACTCATGATCATGACTCAGAAGCTCTCCTAGGACGTTGAGGTGATGAAATGAAATTGTGAACAAAGAATTAAAAAGATGGAACAATCTATGgaaaagataaagaaaaacctcaagaacctggttgacataagcaaagaagccatgaacaacactATAGAGGGGCTCGAAAAGATAAATGTTGTGGTTGGGGAATACAGATCTTTCCACAGTGAACCAGACAAAGATCTTGGAGGTAAAGATTTGGCtgttggagacaacaaaaccactggtCCTAGTTCCAATACCAGAAGAAGGAGCAGCAACAAGGGTAACTCCATATTGattatggaggaattggaggaaatcaacaagatttccatctaGAAAAACAAGCAgctggtgcactctcttaattgagagtttttctttttgtttttgtcttgttgtgTACGTCTATGTTGCTTTCGTGGCTATTTTGGGGTTCTCCCTTGTTTTACAGTTGGTTTATGTCTATTTGGCTAATGGCcaatttttgtaaaacttttggtttcgggtccatgtaaaacccgtttgTCTATATCATTGAGTAAAGAGAGGCAAAAGTGTTGTAAGGTAATCATTGAGTAAAGAAACATATATATCTTAGCATAAGAAGAAATGGTTAAACACATGGGAGGATTGGATTATTGAATCTAAGAAAGTAATAAAACATCTACTATTTTCTTTCTTAGTTTTAGTGAGATCTTCCAAGTTGACTCTGATGCAAGCTGATTTTATGTAGTCAAAAAGTGATAATGCTTGATGTGTGTACCATTAATATGTCATCCCATAGGATTCTCATTTAGATGTCTTAGATTTACTACCATGGATTTTCTAATGCCATGGATATAGTGTGGCCATAGTCAATGGAACTTCAATTTCCCTTGTTTCTTAAACATGTTATCAGATATTAGTACTAGAacccattttttgaatgtttttaatttaaaattcttGGCATGCCATGCTTTCTCCTTCTACCACTCAATTTTGTGCTTATAAATTGTACTTTATCTGTATTAATCTATTTAATATAAATATTCTATCTAGTGTCCCAAAGATTGGTCATGCTCCAACCACAAAGTGAGTGTGGTGCATATGTTAAGGGCTATGACTGTCAAAGGAACTCTGGCATCAATACCATAGGTGAACTAAAATTATTTGAGCTTACTTTTCCTTTTGTATAATGTTCGGTATGCCAAAAAGAATTGTATGTACTTTTACATCCCAATCTATGATGGTTTAATCACACATTTTCATTAATGCTTTGTTAATTATCTTTTTCATTAATTCAATTACTGCATTAGCTTGTGATTGATAGGGGAAATCATGTTGTGTGCTACCATAAAGTTTGTAGTAATTATTTTATCATCTTGTTTATAGGGCGTTTTTCTTGACCACTCACTATACTAAAAGGATATTGATACCTTGTAATGATATTATCATATAGGAACCTTGTGACAGTCTTTGTGGTACAATCTTTTGTGGGTTCTACCTTTGCCCACTTTGTGAGATAAACTACTCCTCTTAGGATTAGTGTTCATTTAGATTACGGTTTAGAGTTTATATAAAATATGATTCAATTAGGCTTAGTTTTAAAGAAAGGGTTGATTTAAAACTAGGGTAAAATTAAGGTTATAAGAGAAATATGAGTTATGATTAGGGTTGGGATTACAATATGTTTAATGTTCAAATAGGTATAGAGCTAGCTTTTAGCTAGGGTTAGGTTTGATATTCTATTACAACTAAAAtagagttagggttagagttaacaTTAGATCAGGCTTATAGTTTGGGCTTAATTAAGATTATagctagggttaggattatagttataaATAGGGTTAATATTAGAGTAAGGGTTATGTTTAGGTCTATGGTGAGCTTAAtcagggttagggatagggttcaagATCAATTAAGCGTAGGTGTAGAGTTTAATTATTGCTATGATTTAAACAAAATTAGGATCAATtagaattaaattttaattaaattcaaggttagggttaggattaaaattAGGACTAGGATTAATATTACAAATAACCACATTAAGGATATATCGGCTTAttctataaatattattaaatatatataagctagtattaTTTTTAGGAATGTAAATTTATGAATCATTATTATTTTGTAATACATAAGAATATTTATAGAAAATAATTTATtgcaatcattttttattttgataaaattgtTGTCTTAAATAATTTATCTTCACAAGAACCATTTTCTTTTTGCAACATTAAGTAATCATCTCTGCATGGAACAATATATTCTTCTATTAGAATTTTTCAATaactattatttttaaaattaagctaATCAAAAGAACTTtcacatttaatttaattttctcaCTCTTTCCACGTATTTAATTCTTAATATAATGTAATCTAATATAATATATATCGAATTGATCCTTTattgataaaacaaaaaattgcatttattgtttcggTTGAAATTTAAAATGATAGCACAATCAATTGTGAATTAATTTATTCTTATTAATTTAGTCTCCTAAGAGCATTCCCAAAGGGCGTGGCCGTCGAACCTGGACAACCGTTTGCATGTATAAAGCAGGGCCGATAGTTTGAACACGCAATGTAATATAATTTATTGAATTTCTGCACAATCTGACTCGGTCTGTAAGAGTAGAGCTTCATATCTTATTTAGGAAGATTTGATAATGGATTTTATGGACGAGCTCCCTGAACAAATATTTCGAGATATCTTATTAAGAGTACCCTATAAATCTCAATCAAACATTAAACAATTGTTAAAACCCGCCCAAGAAATGATGGATTGCTTAGGGTTTTATCAAGATAGAATTAAGTTTGGGACGGCTAAGAAATATATTTGTTTCCTCCAGCATGCTGGGATATCTATATACGACCCTATTGACCAATCATTGGAAATGCTCCCTCCTATTCCCACCGGATTCGAAATCTTAAGGATTTCTCAGATTCAATGTGTTAAACACAAAATCGTTTTGCTGGGCTTGGAACATGATGGCAGTTTTAGTAAAAAAATTCTGATATATGATCTATTATGTAGTACATGGAAGCAAGGTGCTGAATTTCCCACCGGCAAACGTGCAGCCCTATTTGCATGTTGTGCCACGCCTCAAGGATCAATTTACATTGCAGGAGGAATTGAAGAAGATGGTTTTAACGATGAACTCTCTAATGCGGTTGTCTATAGAGTGGATGAAGACAAGTGGGAACTTCTTCCCCAGATGCAGAAAGAAATTGGCCCGTGTAGGGGTGTTTTCATTGAAGGAATGTTTTATGTCATTGGTATTTCGAATAATATAAGTCAGAGGTTTGATCCCAACACAGGAGTATGGACAACAATAGAAAATATGTCTCTGTACAATTCATGGCACGTCCAGCTTGTGTACGATTTTGCACAACTATATGCATTTGGAAGGAACGGAATGGAGAAATACGATTGGAAAGGAAATATGTGGACAAATTTCGATTTTCCTGAAGAGATTTTCTTTGTTCGTGCCACAGCATGGTGTGATAGAATTTTCGTTTGCGGATATAATAATCCTAACTTCGAATTAGGGGCCCCAGTTTTTTATATGTATAAACCTGAAGCAGCTTTCTATGATAGGTGCATTTCTCTTGACAGGCCAAGACAATTTCTGGAAATGGAAGTCGTTGCTGTCGCCACGATAGAAATTTAGTATAACATATAACATGACATAAGATGTGATTGCCCTGTAAGCTCAAGGATAAGGAAAAAGAAGTTGGAGATCGGCCCTGCCAAACAGGAAAGGTCATAACAGGATCATCACAGCACACCATTGGGTCTGTTTCCACTATTGGTATCGGCCATCAATTAAGAAATACATTTGAGTTAAATCATATATACAATGTATGATGTAAAAAAAACAATTATCTTAATTATGGATATCTCCTCTACGaacctttttttttaattctaaaatgatcatcatttatttatacaaaatacACATTAAATTTCATAACAATCATctctttataaaaataaaatttaaatgttaagtaacaatgaaattttttatttttaggtttttttcgttAGAATCAAACTGTACAAAGAAGTTTGTTGTCACTATATTCATGTGACATAAGAATGTGCcatcatttatttatacaaaatacACATTAAATTTCATAACAATCATctctttataaaaataaaatttaaatgttaagtaacaatgaaattttttatttttaggttttttttcgtTAGAATCAAACTGTGCAAAGAAGTTTGTTGTCACTATATTCATGTGACATAAGAATGTGACAAATACTTTTTTTCCTTTATTGTTAAACTCAAACTTATTTTAGAAAgttcaatataaaataaaaatgctaGACAATAAATAGAGCATTCATGATGCTTGATATGTGAGGAAGCTATTTCCAAGCTGATAGCAAAGAAAAATGTTCTACTTGTTAGTTTAAAATGAGCAAGAGAAGAACATAAGATAAACAATAAATAGCAGAAAAGAAAATCAGACAACAAGAACATGAGATGAATTTAtagtggttcggcaattgcctacgtCCACTCACACAGAAGGGATCTATCACATTAACCAATATCAATATTACATAGCCATACACATATTATTTATACATTTCTTCACCCATGAAGGAAGAGTTGGGTAAGCCAAATAGTCATatgaccgttgggcttcatatacccaacaatctcccccatgaagCCCAACTGGTACAGGAAACATCCCTGCTTCCTTTTCTAATTTCAT is a genomic window of Cryptomeria japonica chromosome 7, Sugi_1.0, whole genome shotgun sequence containing:
- the LOC131036438 gene encoding F-box/kelch-repeat protein At1g80440-like, which gives rise to MDFMDELPEQIFRDILLRVPYKSQSNIKQLLKPAQEMMDCLGFYQDRIKFGTAKKYICFLQHAGISIYDPIDQSLEMLPPIPTGFEILRISQIQCVKHKIVLLGLEHDGSFSKKILIYDLLCSTWKQGAEFPTGKRAALFACCATPQGSIYIAGGIEEDGFNDELSNAVVYRVDEDKWELLPQMQKEIGPCRGVFIEGMFYVIGISNNISQRFDPNTGVWTTIENMSLYNSWHVQLVYDFAQLYAFGRNGMEKYDWKGNMWTNFDFPEEIFFVRATAWCDRIFVCGYNNPNFELGAPVFYMYKPEAAFYDRCISLDRPRQFLEMEVVAVATIEI